Proteins from a genomic interval of Desulfobacteraceae bacterium:
- a CDS encoding nucleotide sugar dehydrogenase — MVTFESLLSGQEKIAVVGLGYVGLPLAVHLAAHFTVVGYDLKAERIAELQAGRDRTLEVSETDLRKAAIRFTDDPAALSGCGLVIVAVPTPIDDHRIPDLGPVRGASTAVGRNLAPGACVVFESTVYPGVTEEVCVPILQRESGLALGTGFSVGYSPERINPGDRVHTVDKIVKIVSGSDAATLELLARVYGLIVSAGIHRASSIRVAEAAKVIENTQRDINIALMNELAMIFHRMGIDTTEVLEAAGTKWNFLPFRPGLVGGHCIGVDPYYLTFKAEALGYHPEMILAGRRINDNMGKYVAERVVKMLIGAGKQVRNARVAVLGLTFKEDVPDLRNTRVIDIITELADYGVQAVVHDPMASADEARRYCGLELQPLEALQGVDAVVLAVLHRSYCELGLACVAGLCQNGKPIVIDVKGAFTPAEAQSLGIAYWRI, encoded by the coding sequence ATGGTCACGTTCGAAAGTCTGCTCTCGGGTCAGGAAAAAATTGCCGTCGTCGGTCTAGGTTACGTGGGCCTGCCCTTGGCGGTCCACCTGGCGGCGCATTTTACGGTCGTCGGCTACGACCTGAAGGCCGAGCGCATCGCGGAGCTCCAGGCGGGCAGGGACCGCACCCTGGAGGTTTCAGAAACCGACCTGCGCAAGGCCGCCATCCGGTTCACCGACGACCCCGCAGCTCTTTCCGGCTGCGGGCTGGTCATCGTGGCCGTCCCCACACCCATCGACGACCACCGCATTCCCGATTTGGGACCGGTCCGCGGGGCTTCCACAGCCGTGGGGCGCAACCTCGCCCCCGGGGCCTGCGTGGTGTTTGAATCCACCGTCTACCCGGGGGTGACCGAAGAGGTCTGCGTCCCGATCCTGCAGCGCGAGAGCGGGCTCGCGCTGGGAACGGGATTCAGCGTGGGGTATTCGCCCGAACGCATCAACCCCGGCGACAGGGTCCATACCGTCGACAAGATCGTCAAGATCGTTTCCGGCTCCGATGCCGCCACCCTGGAGCTGCTGGCCCGGGTCTACGGCCTGATCGTCTCCGCGGGCATCCACCGCGCGTCATCCATCCGAGTGGCCGAGGCCGCCAAGGTCATTGAAAACACCCAGCGCGACATCAACATCGCCCTGATGAACGAGCTTGCCATGATCTTTCACCGTATGGGCATCGACACCACCGAGGTCCTGGAGGCCGCCGGCACCAAGTGGAATTTTCTGCCCTTCCGCCCGGGGCTGGTGGGCGGCCACTGCATCGGGGTCGACCCCTACTATCTGACCTTCAAGGCCGAAGCCCTGGGCTACCACCCCGAAATGATACTGGCCGGACGCCGGATCAACGACAATATGGGCAAATACGTGGCCGAACGCGTGGTCAAGATGCTCATCGGCGCCGGCAAACAAGTGCGCAACGCCCGGGTGGCGGTGCTGGGGTTGACCTTCAAGGAGGATGTCCCTGACCTACGCAACACCCGGGTGATCGACATCATAACGGAGCTCGCCGATTACGGCGTGCAGGCGGTGGTCCACGACCCCATGGCCAGCGCCGACGAGGCCCGCCGCTACTGCGGCCTGGAGCTCCAGCCGTTGGAAGCGCTGCAGGGCGTCGACGCCGTGGTTCTTGCGGTGCTGCATCGCAGCTACTGTGAACTGGGGCTGGCGTGCGTGGCCGGACTGTGTCAAAATGGAAAACCTATAGTGATCGACGTCAAGGGCGCTTTCACCCCGGCCGAGGCCCAATCTTTAGGGATCGCCTATTGGCGCATCTGA